A stretch of the Musa acuminata AAA Group cultivar baxijiao chromosome BXJ2-7, Cavendish_Baxijiao_AAA, whole genome shotgun sequence genome encodes the following:
- the LOC135617815 gene encoding protein DETOXIFICATION 54-like, whose protein sequence is MAEGRDSEAAAVGGGGGGTARLVAGELRELWSMAAPITALNCLVYLRAMVSVVCLGRLGPLELAGGALSIGFTNITGYSVLFGLASGLEPLCSQAYGSRNWELISLSLQRTILLLLLVAVPIAVLWVNLGPILVALGQDPAITAVAATYCLHSLPDLLTNALLQPLRVFLRSQGITRPMATCSAAAVLLHIPLNVLLVFVLRLGVPGVALAAVVTNLNMALFLLGYLRVSRACELTWRGWSRAALRGLSPVLRLALPSCVGVCLEWWWYEIMTVLAGYLPDPTAAVGATAVLIQTTSLMYTVPMALAACVSTRVGNELGAGRPNRAKMAALVALGCAVVIGVIHVVWTTIFREQWARLFTADASVLRLAAAALPLLGLCELGNCPQTTGCGVLRGTARPAVGARINLLSFYLVGAPVAVGLAFQLRVGFGGLWYGLLTAQAVCVVLVLAVVLLRTDWQVEALRAKKLTNLEFPVIAEEGMGLMITDSDDDEAVQV, encoded by the exons ATGGCGGAGGGAAGAGACAGCGAGGCGGCCGCGGTGGGTGGGGGCGGCGGAGGGACGGCAAGGCTGGTGGCTGGGGAGCTACGAGAGCTGTGGAGCATGGCGGCGCCGATCACCGCCTTGAACTGCCTGGTTTACCTGCGGGCGATGGTGTCGGTGGTGTGCCTGGGGCGGCTCGGTCCTCTGGAGCTGGCCGGCGGTGCGCTCTCCATCGGGTTCACTAACATCACCGGCTACTCCGTGCTCTTCGGCCTAGCCTCCGGCCTCGAACCGCTCTGTTCCCAGGCCTACGGTTCTCGCAACTGGGAGCTCATCTCCCTTTCTCTCCAGCGCACCATCCTGCTCCTGCTGCTGGTCGCCGTTCCCATCGCCGTTCTCTGGGTCAACCTAGGCCCCATCCTCGTCGCCCTGGGGCAGGACCCCGCCATCACCGCTGTCGCCGCCACCTACTGCCTCCACTCCCTCCCGGATCTCCTCACCAACGCCCTTCTCCAGCCCCTCCGCGTCTTCCTGCGCTCCCAGGGCATTACCCGACCTATGGCCACCTGTTCCGCCGCCGCCGTCCTCCTCCACATTCCTCTCAACGTCCTCCTCGTCTTCGTCCTCCGCCTCGGCGTCCCCGGCGTGGCGCTCGCCGCCGTCGTCACCAACCTCAACATGGCCCTCTTCCTGCTCGGCTACCTCCGCGTGTCGCGCGCCTGCGAGCTCACCTGGCGGGGCTGGTCCCGGGCGGCCCTCCGCGGGCTCTCCCCGGTGCTCCGCCTCGCGCTCCCCAGTTGTGTCGGCGTCTGTCTCGAGTGGTGGTGGTACGAGATCATGACCGTGCTCGCCGGCTACCTCCCCGACCCCACCGCCGCTGTCGGCGCTACCGCCGTCCTCATCCAGACCACCAGCCTCATGTACACCGTCCCCATGGCTCTCGCCGCTTGCGTCTCCACCAGG GTGGGCAATGAGCTGGGCGCCGGGAGGCCGAACCGGGCGAAGATGGCGGCGCTGGTGGCTCTCGGCTGCGCGGTGGTGATCGGCGTCATCCACGTCGTGTGGACCACCATATTCCGGGAGCAGTGGGCGAGGCTGTTCACGGCGGACGCTTCGGTCCTGCGCCTAGCGGCAGCGGCGCTGCCGCTCCTGGGGCTGTGCGAGCTGGGCAACTGCCCGCAGACCACCGGGTGCGGCGTGCTACGGGGGACCGCGAGGCCGGCCGTGGGGGCCCGGATCAACCTGCTGTCTTTCTACCTGGTGGGCGCGCCGGTGGCGGTCGGGTTGGCGTTCCAGCTCCGGGTCGGCTTCGGCGGGCTGTGGTACGGCCTCCTGACGGCGCAGGCGGTGTGCGTGGTGCTGGTGCTGGCCGTGGTGCTCCTGCGCACCGACTGGCAGGTGGAGGCGCTGCGTGCGAAGAAGCTAACCAACTTGGAGTTCCCGGTTATAGCCGAGGAGGGGATGGGGCTAATGATCACCGACAGTGATGATGATGAAGCCGTTCAAGTATAG